Genomic segment of Kibdelosporangium phytohabitans:
AAACGCGTCCGCGCGCGTAGCAAGGTCGTGTCAGCCGCATAACAGGTTCCTGGCATATCCACCAAGCCGCCATGGCTGCGACAGTCGAAGGTGACTTCGCACGAGAAGTGGGGCGTGAATGAATTCCGGTAAGAAGGTTCTGCTTGTCGAGCCGCGCAGTTTCTGCGCGGGTGTCCGGCGGGCGATAGCCATCATCGATCTCGCGCTCGAACGGCACGGGGCGCCGATCTACGTCCGCAAGGAAATCGTGCACAACCATTACGTGGTGCGCCAGTTCGAGCGCCGCGGCGTGACGTTCGTCGATTCCGAGCAGGAGGTGCCGGAAGGCGCGGTGTGCGTGTTCTCCGCACACGGTGTCTCGCCGCAGGTTCGCCAGAACGCCAAGGCACGCAACCTCGACGTGCTCGACGCGACGTGCCCGCTGGTGTCGAAGGTGCACCAGGAAGCACTGCGGTTCGCCAAGGACGGGCGGACGCTGCTGCTGGTCGGGCACGACGGGCACGAGGAAGTGGAAGGCACCTTCGGGCACGCGCCCGACCGGACGATCATCGTCGAGACAGTCGAGGACGCCGAGGCGCTGGACCTGCCTGCGGACGCCCCGCTGGCCTTCCTCACCCAGACCACGCTCTCGGTCGACGAGACCAAGGACATCATCGCGGTGCTGCAGCGCCGGTTCACCGACCTGCGCGGCCCGGCGACCGACGACATCTGCTACGCCAGCCAGAACCGGCAGGACGGCATCCGCGCCGTGGTCAGCCGCAGCGACCTCGTCCTCGTGGTCGGGTCACGCAACTCCAGCAACTCGATCAGGATGGTCGAGGTCGCCGAGCGGCTGGGCACCAGCTCCTACCTGGTGCCGGACGTGACCGAGTTCGACGAGAGCTGGCTGGCCGGCGTCGGCACGATCGCGGTCAGCGCCGGGGCGAGCGCGCCGGAGATCCTCGTCGAGCAACTGCTGGACCGGTTGGCCGAACTGGGTTACGCGGACGTCGAACTCGAGCAGGTGGCCGAGGAGAACATCGTCTTCTCCCCACCGGCGCGGCTCACAGTGCCTGTCGTTTGACCTGTGAAAGGGCGGACATGCTGAAAACACAAGCGGTTCGACCGGCCCGGCTGGAGATGATGGCCGCGATCGAGACGAGGCTCAGCGGTTTCCTCGCCGCCGAACGCGAGCGGTGGGCCGCGGTCGACCCGCGCTGCGCGGTCCCGGTTGACGCGGTCGCCGGGCTGGTGGCGGCGGGCGGCAAGCGGTGGCGCCCGGCGTTCTGCGTCAGCGGTTTCCTCGCCGCGGGCGGCCCCGAGGCGGAAACCGAGACCCTGCTGGACGCCGCGGCGGCGATCGAACTGGTGCACGCCGCCGCGCTCATCCACGACGACGTGCTCGACGACTCGCCGTTGCGCCGTGGCGCCCCGACCGTGCACACGACGCACATCGCCACGCACGCCGGCGCGGGGTGGCTCGGTGAGTCACGCCGTTACGGCGAAGGCACCGCCATCCTCGCTGGTGACTTGGCGATGGTGTACGCGGGCAGGCTCACCGCCGGCCTGCCGGACGTGGCCAGGCCGGTGTGGGACGAGATGCTCACCGAGATCCAGATCGGGCAGTACCTGGACATGGCGGTGGCCGCGGAGTGCGTGGTCGACCCGGCGGTGTCCCGCTGGGTCGCGGTGTGCAAGTCCGGCCGGTACAGCATCCACCGCCCGCTGCTGCTCGGCGCCGCGATCGCGGGACGCCCGCAGCTGGCGACCCAGTTCGCCGAGTACGGTGAGGCGCTGGGGGAGGCGTTCCAGCTGCGGGACGACCTGATCGACACCTTCGGCGACAGCGCGGCGACCGGCAAACCGGTCGGCTCGGATCTGGCGCAGCACAAGATGACTCTGCTGCTGGCGATGGCGTGCGGCCGGGACGACCGGCTGCGCGCGCTGGTCGCCGAGCAGGAGTGGGACACCGAAGCGATCCGTCTCAGGCTCGTGGACGGCGGCGCGCGCGAGGAGATCGAACGCCGGATCGGCGAACTCGTGCGCTGGGCCCGTGAGGCGATCGCGCAGGCCGGGCTGGATCCGGCGTGGCAGGCCGAACTGACCGAGATGGCGACCGAGGTCGCCTACCGCAACCGCTGAGGAGCGTCGCGCATGGCATTGCAGGACACTGAGATGGCGACCGAGGCCGCGTGCCGCAACCGGTGAGGAGCACCCACGCATGGCATTGCTGGAAACCGTGCGCGGCCCGGCGCGGCTGCGTGAACTGACGCTCGACGAGCTCACCGCGCTCGCCGGTGAGATCCGCACGTTCCTGATCGACCGGGTCAGCGCCACCGGCGGTCACCTCGGGCCCAACCTCGGGGTGGTGGAGCTGACCATCGCGCTGCACACCGTGTTCGACTCGCCGCGCGACCGGCTGCTGTGGGACACCGGGCACCAGTCCTATGTGCACAAGATCCTCACCGGGCGGCAGGCCGGATTCGCGCGGCTGCGCAAGTCCGACGGCCTGTCGGGCTACCCGAGCCAGGCCGAGTCCGAGCACGACCTGGTGGAGAACTCGCACGCGTCGACCGCGTTGTCGTACGCCGACGGCCTGGCCAGGGCGGACGCCCACCTCGGCCGTACCGACCGCGCTGTCGTGGCGGTGATCGGCGACGGCGCCATGACCGGTGGGATGGCGTGGGAAGCGCTCAACAACATCGCCGGTGGCCCGGACCGGCCGTTGGTCATCGTGCTCAACGACAACGAACGCTCCTACGCGCCGACCGTGGGCGGATTCGCCGAACACCTGGCGGATCTGCGCGCGGGCAACGGGCCGGGCGTGTTCGGGCGGTTCGGGCTCGACTACATCGGCCCGGTCGACGGGCACGACATCGAAGCCGTCCAGGACGCGCTGCGGCAGGCCCGTGCGGCGGGCTGTCCGGTGGTGGTGCACGTGATCACCGCAAAGGGCCGCGGTTTCGAGCACACCGAGAACAACGAACTGGACCTCGGGCACGCCATCAAGCCGATGGACCCGCAGACCGGGCAGGCGCTGGGCAAGTCCACGCCGTCGTTCACGTCGGTGTTCGCGTCGACGCTCGTCGAGCTGGCCGAGCAGCGCCCGGACCTGGTCGCGATCACCGCCGCGATGACCGAGCCGACCGGGCTGCTCGCGTTGCAGCGCAGGCTCCCTGACCGGGTCGTGGACGTCGGCATCGCCGAACAGCACGCGGTCACGATGGCCGCCGGGTTGTCCATGGGCGGTGTGCACCCGGTCGTGGCCATCTATTCGACGTTCGTCAACCGGGCGCTGGACCAGTTGCTGATGGACGTGGCGCTGCACCGCCGCCCGGTGACGTTCGTGCTCGACCGGTCCGGCGTGACCGGCGACGACGGCCCGAGCCACAACGGCATGTGGGATCTCTCCGTGCTGCAGGTCGTTCCCGGCCTGCGGATCGCCGCGCCGAGGGACGGCACGCGGCTGGCCGAGCTGCTGCGGGAAGCCGTGGCGTGGTCGGAGGGCCCGACGCTGCTGCGGTTCCCGAAAGGCCCGGCCGGCGACGACATCCCCGCCGTGACCACGTTCGGTGGAATGGACGTGCTGCGCCGCGACGGATCGCTGGACGTGATGATCGTGGCGGTCGGCGCGCTGGCCACGTTGGCGCTCGCCGTCGCGGACGGCGTCCGGGCGCAAGGCATCGGCGTGACGGTGGTCGACCCGAGGTGGGTCACGCCGGTGAATCCCGCGCTGGCCGACATGGCCCGCCGCCACCGGCTCGCCATCACGGTCGAGGACAACAGCCGCACCGGTGGCGTGGGTTCCGCGGTGGCGCAGACGTTGCGTGACAACGGGGTCGGCACGCCGATGCGGGAGTTCGGCATCCCGCGGCGGTTCCTCGGGCACGGCTCACGCGCCGAGGTGCTC
This window contains:
- the ispH gene encoding 4-hydroxy-3-methylbut-2-enyl diphosphate reductase encodes the protein MNSGKKVLLVEPRSFCAGVRRAIAIIDLALERHGAPIYVRKEIVHNHYVVRQFERRGVTFVDSEQEVPEGAVCVFSAHGVSPQVRQNAKARNLDVLDATCPLVSKVHQEALRFAKDGRTLLLVGHDGHEEVEGTFGHAPDRTIIVETVEDAEALDLPADAPLAFLTQTTLSVDETKDIIAVLQRRFTDLRGPATDDICYASQNRQDGIRAVVSRSDLVLVVGSRNSSNSIRMVEVAERLGTSSYLVPDVTEFDESWLAGVGTIAVSAGASAPEILVEQLLDRLAELGYADVELEQVAEENIVFSPPARLTVPVV
- a CDS encoding polyprenyl synthetase family protein; the protein is MLKTQAVRPARLEMMAAIETRLSGFLAAERERWAAVDPRCAVPVDAVAGLVAAGGKRWRPAFCVSGFLAAGGPEAETETLLDAAAAIELVHAAALIHDDVLDDSPLRRGAPTVHTTHIATHAGAGWLGESRRYGEGTAILAGDLAMVYAGRLTAGLPDVARPVWDEMLTEIQIGQYLDMAVAAECVVDPAVSRWVAVCKSGRYSIHRPLLLGAAIAGRPQLATQFAEYGEALGEAFQLRDDLIDTFGDSAATGKPVGSDLAQHKMTLLLAMACGRDDRLRALVAEQEWDTEAIRLRLVDGGAREEIERRIGELVRWAREAIAQAGLDPAWQAELTEMATEVAYRNR
- a CDS encoding 1-deoxy-D-xylulose-5-phosphate synthase, which produces MALLETVRGPARLRELTLDELTALAGEIRTFLIDRVSATGGHLGPNLGVVELTIALHTVFDSPRDRLLWDTGHQSYVHKILTGRQAGFARLRKSDGLSGYPSQAESEHDLVENSHASTALSYADGLARADAHLGRTDRAVVAVIGDGAMTGGMAWEALNNIAGGPDRPLVIVLNDNERSYAPTVGGFAEHLADLRAGNGPGVFGRFGLDYIGPVDGHDIEAVQDALRQARAAGCPVVVHVITAKGRGFEHTENNELDLGHAIKPMDPQTGQALGKSTPSFTSVFASTLVELAEQRPDLVAITAAMTEPTGLLALQRRLPDRVVDVGIAEQHAVTMAAGLSMGGVHPVVAIYSTFVNRALDQLLMDVALHRRPVTFVLDRSGVTGDDGPSHNGMWDLSVLQVVPGLRIAAPRDGTRLAELLREAVAWSEGPTLLRFPKGPAGDDIPAVTTFGGMDVLRRDGSLDVMIVAVGALATLALAVADGVRAQGIGVTVVDPRWVTPVNPALADMARRHRLAITVEDNSRTGGVGSAVAQTLRDNGVGTPMREFGIPRRFLGHGSRAEVLAACGLTAQDISRAVVELVADLDAEPAPDGVELDAEGSTW